The Ramlibacter pinisoli genome segment GGAACCGCTGGCGCGCGACCACCGCAGCTATGTCACGGTGGCGATCGGCTGCACCGGCGGCCAGCACCGGTCGGTGTACCTGGTGGAGCGCCTGGCCGCCGCCTTCCAGCAGCGCTGGTCGACGCTCAAGCGCCACCGGGAACTCGAGCGCGACTAGTCGCCGCCGGCGGCCAGCAGCCTGCGCACCGGGGCGGGCAGTCCCAGCGCCTCCCAGTCGTTTCGCGCGAACCAACGCCCTTCGCGTCCCGGTAGCGGCCGGGCCGGCAGCGCCGCCCGCACCGGATGCAGGTGCAGATCCTTGTGGGTCAGCACGTGCAGCACGGGCGGTTCGTCCTGCAGGCCGGCGCGGGCCCGGGCCGGCAGCGTTTGCGCCAACTCCTCACGCGAGTCGAACAGCGGCAGGCAATAGAGCCCCGCCCAGACGCCCGGCACCGGGCGCTTTTCCAGCCACACCGAACCGTCACTGGCCTGCGCCTGCAGCAGCCAGAGCGACTGCGCCGTGCGGCGCAGCTTGCGGGTCCTGACGGGATAGCTGTCGGGGCGGCCCTCGCGGCGGGCGAGGCATTCGGATTCGAGCGGGCACAGCAGGCAACTCGGCTCGCGCACCAGGCAGACGGTGGCGCCCAGGTCCATCAGTCCCTGCGTGTAGGCCGGCATGTCGGCGCCGTCGCGCGGGACCAGCTCGCCCGCCCGGTCCCACAGCGCCCGTTGCGCGGCGCCGGCGGCCAGGTCGTCGCCGAAGGCCAGCGCGCGCGCCAGCACCCGCTTGACGTTGCCGTCCAGGATGGCCACGCGCTCGCCGAAACAGAACGCCGCGATGGCCGCCGCCGTCGACCGGCCGATGCCGGGCAGGGTATCCAGCGCCGCTGCACTGGCGGGGAACCGGCCGCCATGCTGCTCGACCACCTGCTGCGCGCAGCGGTGCAGGTTGCGCGCACGGCTGTAGTAACCCAGGCCGCTCCACAGGCCGAGCACGTCGTCCAGCGGGGCGGCGGCCAGCGCGCGCACGTCCGGGAACCGCAGCAGGAACCGTTCGTAGTAGCCCAGGACCACCGCCACCTGGGTCTGCTGCAACATGATCTCCGACAGCCAGACGCGGTAGGGATCGCGGGTGTCCTGCCAGGGCAGGCCCTGGCGGCCGTGGCTGCGCTGCCAGCGCACCACCCGCCCGGCGATGTCGCCGGGGACGGCGCTCATGCGCGCAGGAGCTGGGGTTGTCCGGCGGCGGCCACCGGAGGCGCCGCGACCAGGTGGCCGGTGAGCTCGGCCAGCTTGGTGTCCAGCTCGTTGATGGCCGTCTCCTGCGACTCGATCTCGGCGATGCGGTCGTCCAGGCCCGAGGCTGCCTGCTGGATGCGTTCGATGGCCTCGAGGCGGCGGCTGAAGTTGCGGCGGCGTTCGCGCAGCTGGGCATCCAGCTGGGCGGCGGAAGCCTTGTTCCACAACTCGAGTTCGCCCAGGGCCGACTCGTACACCACGCGCAGCCGCGTGGCCAGTGCGCGCACCAGGCGGTCGGCGAATTCGGGTTGCGCCAGCCGCAGGGCGTTGCTCACGCCCAGGTACTGCTGGTGGCTGCGTTCGATGAGCTCGAGGTCGCGCTCGAAGCGGGACAGCTCGGGCTCCTTCGGCGGCTGCAGCGAAAAGCCGTACTCGGCGTTGAGCTGCCGGAACGTGCCGGTGAGCATCGACTGGATCTCGTTGCTGGTGGCCTGCGCCTTGCGCAGCGCCTGGCGCAGCCGGTCGAAGGTGAGCGAGTAGGCGCGCCGCACGCCCAGCTTGATGCCGGGCTGGCGCAGCTCCTTGGTGAGCTCGGCCATCTCGGCCTTCAACGAGGTCGTGCCCAGCAGCGCGAACACCTCGCGCAGCAGCTTCAGGTGCACCGAGCGCACCGCATGGATCTTGGCGCCGCTGACGTCGAAGTCGCGCTGCTCCTGCTCGATGCGCGAGCGCATGTGCCGGATGACGGAGGTGTTCTTGCCGCGCAGTCCCTTGAGCTCGATCATCTGCTCGGCGAGGTCGCGGCGGCGGATGTTGAGGGCGCGGCCGGCCTCGGTGCGCAGGTCGGCGATGTTGGAGGCGACGGCGGAACGCAGGATGGACTGGCGCTGGCCCATGACGCCCTCGCCCAGCGCCTTCTCCAGCACCGGCAGCTGGCTGGCGGCCAGGAGATCGGCATCGCTGGTGACCTTGGCGACCAGCCCCTTCTGGGCCGACACCGGGATGACCTGGTCCTTGCGCAGGCCGAGGATCTCGGCCGAGGTGGCGCGCTGGCGCTCGATCTGGGCCTGCACCTGCGTGGGCGTGCTCAGCGAGTCCCACATGGTGTCGATCTTGTTCAGCACCACCAGGCGGG includes the following:
- a CDS encoding dynamin family protein — encoded protein: MGTSFNEQFDQHGAWRREFALRLKLLSEWLKDHELLDAAIQERLRRLESQVRSDKVMVAFVAEFSRGKSELINAIFFAGYKRRIMPASAGRTTMCPTELGYDAEVPPCLRLLPIETRLQPQPLMEWRLAPEKWTRVDLDVNDSAQLAQAFEKVAEVRKVTIDEAKALGFWHDDTPEDNPLPSADGMLEVPRWRHALINIAHPLLKQGLVILDTPGLNAIGAEPELTVNLIPQAHAVVFILAADTGVTKSDLAIWREHLIAEDQDADARLVVLNKIDTMWDSLSTPTQVQAQIERQRATSAEILGLRKDQVIPVSAQKGLVAKVTSDADLLAASQLPVLEKALGEGVMGQRQSILRSAVASNIADLRTEAGRALNIRRRDLAEQMIELKGLRGKNTSVIRHMRSRIEQEQRDFDVSGAKIHAVRSVHLKLLREVFALLGTTSLKAEMAELTKELRQPGIKLGVRRAYSLTFDRLRQALRKAQATSNEIQSMLTGTFRQLNAEYGFSLQPPKEPELSRFERDLELIERSHQQYLGVSNALRLAQPEFADRLVRALATRLRVVYESALGELELWNKASAAQLDAQLRERRRNFSRRLEAIERIQQAASGLDDRIAEIESQETAINELDTKLAELTGHLVAAPPVAAAGQPQLLRA
- the mutY gene encoding A/G-specific adenine glycosylase; the encoded protein is MSAVPGDIAGRVVRWQRSHGRQGLPWQDTRDPYRVWLSEIMLQQTQVAVVLGYYERFLLRFPDVRALAAAPLDDVLGLWSGLGYYSRARNLHRCAQQVVEQHGGRFPASAAALDTLPGIGRSTAAAIAAFCFGERVAILDGNVKRVLARALAFGDDLAAGAAQRALWDRAGELVPRDGADMPAYTQGLMDLGATVCLVREPSCLLCPLESECLARREGRPDSYPVRTRKLRRTAQSLWLLQAQASDGSVWLEKRPVPGVWAGLYCLPLFDSREELAQTLPARARAGLQDEPPVLHVLTHKDLHLHPVRAALPARPLPGREGRWFARNDWEALGLPAPVRRLLAAGGD